A window of Aerococcus urinae contains these coding sequences:
- a CDS encoding GlsB/YeaQ/YmgE family stress response membrane protein: MGWIWSLIVGGVLGAIAGAIIGRDVPGGVIGNVIAGILGSWLGGKLMSGFGPEIGGFYIIPTLLGAIIILLIYYWLAKKLG; this comes from the coding sequence ATGGGTTGGATTTGGTCCCTCATTGTTGGTGGTGTACTTGGTGCAATCGCTGGTGCCATCATTGGTAGAGACGTTCCCGGTGGAGTGATTGGAAATGTTATTGCAGGTATTCTCGGTTCCTGGCTAGGCGGAAAATTAATGTCTGGCTTCGGTCCAGAAATCGGCGGTTTTTACATTATTCCTACCCTACTAGGTGCCATTATTATTTTGCTCATCTATTACTGGCTCGCTAAGAAGCTAGGCTAA
- a CDS encoding NUDIX hydrolase, with amino-acid sequence MEFGEKTLNKKTIYQGSLIEVEKHVVELQNKEKANREIIHHAPAVAILAINDGKLLLVKQYRKAIEKAILEIPAGLVDPGEDLLTAAKRELEEETAFQAENWQALDKFYVSPGYLDEYLQVYQASTLAKVAHPKAQDADEHIEVFQLSFEEAQAAIENGDICDMKTIYAVKQWEIDRLRGEKK; translated from the coding sequence ATGGAATTCGGTGAAAAAACACTCAATAAAAAAACCATTTACCAAGGCAGTTTGATTGAAGTTGAAAAGCACGTGGTGGAATTACAGAACAAGGAAAAAGCTAATCGCGAGATCATCCACCATGCTCCGGCTGTAGCAATTTTAGCGATTAATGATGGCAAATTATTACTGGTCAAGCAATACCGTAAGGCCATTGAAAAGGCAATTTTAGAAATTCCTGCCGGCTTAGTCGATCCTGGAGAAGACCTCTTAACTGCTGCCAAGCGTGAACTCGAAGAGGAAACCGCCTTTCAAGCTGAAAATTGGCAGGCCCTGGATAAATTTTATGTCTCACCTGGCTATTTAGATGAATATTTACAAGTCTACCAGGCTTCAACTTTAGCTAAAGTCGCTCATCCTAAGGCTCAAGACGCCGATGAGCATATTGAAGTGTTTCAATTAAGCTTTGAAGAAGCGCAAGCGGCTATTGAAAATGGCGATATTTGTGATATGAAGACGATTTATGCCGTCAAGCAGTGGGAAATTGATAGATTACGAGGTGAAAAGAAGTAG
- the rpsD gene encoding 30S ribosomal protein S4, with the protein MSRYTGPSWKKSRRYGISLSGTGKELARRPYAPGQHGPNQRRKSLSEYGLQLQEKQKLRFIYGLTEKQFHNLYNRAEKVKEGTVGTNFMTLLEQRLDNMVYRLGLASTRRQARQLVSHGHITVDGNRVDIPSYIVEVGQVIGVREKSKDLQVIKDSVEGLYGHVPYVEFDADKLEGSLSRLPERDEMNQEIDESLVVEYYNQV; encoded by the coding sequence ATGTCACGTTATACAGGACCAAGCTGGAAGAAATCACGTCGTTATGGGATTTCCTTATCCGGAACTGGTAAAGAATTAGCCCGTCGCCCTTACGCTCCTGGTCAACATGGACCTAACCAACGTCGTAAGAGCTTATCTGAATACGGTCTTCAATTACAAGAAAAACAAAAATTACGTTTTATCTATGGTTTAACTGAAAAACAATTCCATAACCTATACAACCGTGCTGAAAAGGTTAAAGAAGGTACTGTAGGTACTAACTTCATGACCCTTTTAGAACAACGTTTAGACAACATGGTTTACCGTTTAGGTTTAGCTTCTACCCGTCGTCAAGCACGTCAATTAGTTTCCCACGGACATATCACTGTTGATGGTAACCGTGTTGACATTCCTTCTTACATTGTTGAAGTTGGACAAGTTATCGGCGTTCGTGAAAAATCTAAGGACTTACAAGTGATTAAAGACTCTGTTGAAGGTTTATACGGTCACGTTCCTTATGTTGAATTTGATGCTGATAAACTTGAAGGCTCATTATCACGCTTACCAGAACGCGATGAAATGAACCAAGAAATTGACGAATCACTTGTTGTTGAATACTACAACCAAGTTTAA
- a CDS encoding 5'-methylthioadenosine/adenosylhomocysteine nucleosidase has translation MKIAIIAALSREVNYYIETIDHLEEKTIADMTYWLGSYQGKDLVIAQSGVGKVNAALATTVVALEDPDVIINTGSAGAIDPSLKIGDIVLAEYAIYNDVDATAFDNVLGQVDGMPVNYPTDPQWRSAFYQYYSEHASQANIKVGPIVSGDSFIASQDKVRWIQKHFPGALCTEMEGTAIGQVAYRFKIPFVIIRAISDTANHDANITFEEFIEKVGRQSAQATLDFIAKLQ, from the coding sequence ATGAAAATTGCTATTATCGCGGCTTTGAGCCGGGAAGTGAATTATTATATTGAAACCATTGATCATTTAGAGGAAAAGACAATCGCTGATATGACCTATTGGCTAGGTAGCTACCAAGGCAAGGACTTAGTGATCGCCCAATCCGGAGTCGGCAAGGTCAATGCTGCCTTAGCTACGACTGTCGTTGCTCTGGAAGACCCGGATGTGATTATTAATACCGGTTCAGCTGGAGCGATTGATCCTAGTTTAAAGATTGGGGATATTGTCTTGGCGGAATATGCCATCTACAATGATGTCGATGCGACTGCGTTTGATAATGTTTTAGGCCAAGTGGATGGGATGCCGGTTAACTACCCAACCGACCCTCAATGGCGTTCAGCTTTTTATCAGTATTATTCTGAACATGCTAGCCAAGCTAATATTAAAGTTGGTCCGATTGTTTCTGGGGATTCCTTTATTGCTAGCCAAGACAAGGTTAGATGGATTCAAAAGCACTTCCCAGGGGCCCTGTGTACCGAGATGGAAGGCACGGCGATAGGGCAAGTAGCTTATCGTTTTAAGATTCCTTTTGTCATTATCCGGGCCATCTCAGATACCGCTAACCATGATGCTAATATAACTTTTGAAGAGTTTATTGAAAAAGTGGGTCGTCAAAGCGCCCAAGCTACGCTGGACTTTATTGCAAAACTTCAATAA
- a CDS encoding cysteine desulfurase family protein has translation MIYFDNSATTKIDPAALKSLVMTMENYYGNPSSLHDLGNQAKALLTKARQQIAELCGCQAEEIFFTSGGTESNNWALKGTAYEKAGRGKHIITSSVEHPSVSHTLKELEQEGFEVTYLPVDKEGRVNSKDLQAALRPDTILVSIMAVNNEIGTIQPIKEIAEILTDFPTIHFHVDGVQSLGRFENPLIHSRVDLYSFSSHKFNGPRGVGILYKKKNRTLKNLVEGGGQEANLRSGTENLPGIVATAKAFRLSLERAQEENQRQEAIQTLIRDYLKQYPDTIRIFSPESGASPHVLCFALKAVRGEVMVHALEEKGIYVSTTSACSSRQTGHSSSTLLAMGVDGSWAHSAIRLSFGFENTVEEAQRFVDTFEELRQKFTVIQ, from the coding sequence ATCATTTATTTTGATAATAGTGCAACAACTAAAATTGATCCTGCCGCTTTAAAGTCCCTGGTGATGACTATGGAGAATTATTACGGCAACCCTTCCAGCTTGCATGACCTAGGTAACCAAGCCAAAGCCCTGCTTACTAAAGCCCGTCAACAAATCGCAGAACTCTGTGGCTGTCAGGCTGAGGAAATCTTTTTTACCAGTGGAGGAACCGAATCCAATAATTGGGCTCTCAAAGGGACTGCCTATGAAAAGGCTGGCCGGGGCAAACATATTATTACTTCTAGTGTTGAACACCCCTCAGTTAGCCATACTTTAAAAGAGCTAGAACAAGAAGGCTTTGAAGTGACTTACTTACCCGTTGATAAGGAAGGACGGGTAAATTCCAAGGATCTTCAGGCCGCCTTACGACCAGATACGATTCTGGTTTCCATCATGGCCGTAAATAATGAAATTGGGACCATCCAACCGATCAAGGAAATTGCTGAAATTTTAACCGATTTTCCCACTATCCACTTCCATGTCGATGGCGTCCAAAGTTTGGGACGCTTTGAAAATCCTCTCATCCATTCTCGTGTCGACCTTTACTCCTTCTCATCCCATAAATTTAATGGGCCTCGGGGAGTGGGGATTCTCTACAAAAAGAAAAATCGGACTTTGAAGAATTTAGTAGAAGGTGGCGGCCAAGAAGCAAATCTACGAAGTGGAACCGAAAACTTACCCGGAATTGTGGCAACAGCCAAGGCCTTCCGGTTAAGTTTAGAACGGGCCCAAGAAGAAAATCAGCGCCAAGAAGCCATCCAGACTTTAATCAGAGATTACCTCAAACAATATCCTGATACCATTCGGATTTTTTCTCCTGAATCAGGCGCCTCTCCCCATGTGCTCTGCTTTGCCTTAAAGGCGGTACGTGGAGAAGTGATGGTTCACGCTTTGGAAGAAAAGGGCATTTATGTGTCCACCACCAGCGCCTGTTCCAGCCGGCAAACCGGTCATTCTTCATCGACCTTACTAGCCATGGGCGTTGATGGCTCTTGGG
- a CDS encoding septation ring formation regulator EzrA yields MGFIIALIIIIVIILIGYGLLYYLGRKQSKTNLELDEKKQEIMAIPVADKLYTIRNKNVSGNTRRLFEAEQAKWQTIKQYKLPEIEAALVQAQADADKFSLIKSRKTAEETEKLIYDTLQDVQNINQSLEELLASESKNEAYFQEVNDRYAKIRKQLLAHGYAYGDSQETLEKHLSYIELDFTKYNTLMSDADYLAAHDVLDQTKEGIEALEAMMEEIPKLLDKIDNEYEEQLEDLKSGYSQMLDMDFQFPSGVRVDEEIQQVEKGIEQCYAALAECDLSETSSLMSATETQIDRSYELMEVELRAKEYIEKNQGNLEQRINQVRQSNRYGSLEIDRVSQNYLLHDNELGKLQDYADQIDRIHEEVDTVNQRLGAHVIAYTDMQSVYKEKYEQLNEIDKAQSHIVGSLANLRQKERDARDMLYSFDLDMRNMKRRVNQYHLPGLPDPYLDRYFATEDKVGELERKMNRVKLDMDEIDQLVNEVSEAIERLDLETENMIDQALLTEQTVQYANRYRANHPELNQAIEKSSYYFNQTFDYKKAHQTISQAVDQLESGASNKVENQYRQEKEERLF; encoded by the coding sequence GTGGGATTTATAATTGCTCTAATCATCATCATTGTGATTATTTTGATTGGCTATGGCCTACTCTACTACTTAGGTCGCAAGCAAAGCAAAACCAACCTAGAACTTGATGAGAAGAAACAGGAGATCATGGCCATTCCTGTTGCAGATAAACTCTACACTATCCGGAATAAAAATGTGAGTGGTAATACACGCCGACTATTTGAGGCTGAACAAGCTAAGTGGCAAACCATTAAACAGTATAAGTTGCCTGAAATTGAAGCGGCACTGGTGCAGGCCCAGGCAGATGCTGATAAATTTTCGCTGATTAAGTCTCGAAAAACGGCCGAAGAAACTGAAAAGTTGATTTATGATACTTTGCAAGATGTTCAAAATATTAATCAATCCTTAGAAGAACTCTTAGCTAGTGAGTCAAAAAATGAAGCTTATTTTCAAGAGGTCAATGACCGCTATGCTAAAATAAGAAAACAACTCCTTGCCCATGGTTATGCCTACGGGGATTCACAAGAAACTTTGGAAAAGCATCTTTCTTATATTGAATTGGACTTTACCAAATACAATACCTTAATGAGTGATGCCGACTACTTAGCAGCTCATGATGTTTTAGACCAAACCAAGGAAGGTATTGAAGCCTTAGAAGCGATGATGGAAGAAATTCCTAAGCTATTGGATAAGATTGATAATGAATACGAAGAACAACTTGAAGACTTGAAATCAGGCTATTCGCAAATGCTAGATATGGACTTCCAATTCCCTTCTGGTGTGCGAGTTGACGAAGAAATTCAACAGGTAGAAAAGGGTATCGAGCAATGCTATGCCGCCTTAGCTGAATGCGATTTAAGTGAAACCTCTTCCTTAATGAGTGCAACGGAAACTCAAATTGACCGCAGCTATGAATTAATGGAAGTTGAATTACGAGCTAAGGAATATATTGAGAAAAATCAAGGTAACCTTGAGCAAAGAATTAACCAAGTCCGCCAAAGTAATCGCTATGGGTCACTAGAAATTGACCGGGTGTCACAAAACTATCTGCTCCATGATAATGAACTGGGCAAGTTACAGGACTACGCCGATCAAATTGATCGCATCCATGAAGAGGTGGATACCGTTAACCAACGCCTGGGAGCCCACGTCATTGCCTATACCGATATGCAGAGCGTTTATAAAGAAAAATATGAACAGCTTAATGAAATTGATAAGGCCCAATCCCATATTGTGGGGTCTTTAGCCAATCTCCGGCAAAAAGAACGCGATGCCCGTGACATGTTATACAGCTTTGACTTAGATATGCGTAACATGAAACGCCGGGTTAACCAATACCACTTACCTGGTCTCCCTGATCCTTATCTAGATCGGTATTTTGCTACTGAAGATAAAGTAGGCGAATTGGAACGTAAAATGAACCGGGTTAAATTGGATATGGATGAAATTGACCAACTCGTCAACGAAGTTTCTGAGGCGATTGAGCGCCTGGATTTAGAAACAGAAAATATGATTGACCAAGCCTTATTGACCGAACAAACCGTTCAATATGCTAACCGCTACCGGGCCAACCATCCTGAACTGAATCAAGCCATCGAAAAATCTTCTTATTACTTTAATCAAACTTTCGATTATAAAAAGGCCCATCAAACTATTAGTCAAGCGGTTGACCAATTAGAGTCAGGAGCTTCCAATAAAGTTGAGAACCAATATCGTCAAGAGAAAGAAGAGCGTTTGTTTTAA